Proteins from one bacterium genomic window:
- a CDS encoding DUF4258 domain-containing protein, with protein MIRLEDKDFHHHIKARMNQRGITKEEVELTINEGYDADDAKEGIYGKMLIFPYNDRWEGRFFEEKEVRVYYRLENDNFILLTVKARYGSEFQRRHNEDRI; from the coding sequence ATGATAAGGCTTGAAGACAAAGATTTTCATCACCATATAAAGGCACGGATGAATCAGCGTGGAATTACCAAAGAAGAGGTAGAATTGACAATAAACGAAGGTTATGATGCAGATGATGCAAAGGAAGGGATTTATGGTAAGATGCTTATTTTTCCTTATAATGATAGATGGGAAGGAAGATTCTTTGAGGAAAAAGAGGTGAGGGTATATTATAGATTGGAAAATGATAATTTTATATTGCTTACTGTAAAAGCAAGATATGGCAGTGAGTTTCAAAGGAGGCACAATGAAGATAGAATATGA
- a CDS encoding DUF2283 domain-containing protein, with the protein MKIEYDPIRDLLYVYFTEQSVKVARTETIAPGIHIDFDVDGRIVGIEALDAQQIIGSGIEFKLPAVVHQA; encoded by the coding sequence ATGAAGATAGAATATGATCCAATAAGAGACCTTCTCTATGTTTATTTTACTGAGCAATCCGTAAAGGTTGCCAGAACAGAGACAATTGCTCCCGGAATTCATATTGATTTTGATGTAGATGGAAGGATTGTTGGCATAGAGGCTCTTGATGCCCAACAGATAATTGGCAGTGGAATAGAATTCAAATTGCCCGCTGTTGTTCATCAAGCATAG